The bacterium genomic sequence ATGCGTTGCATAGAGCGATACGCAGACACTCGGCCCTAAAGGCCGAGTGTCGCGTTGATCTTCGTCTTGTCAAACCCCACGATGATCGTCCCGCCGATATCAATGACCGGAACGCCCATCTGACCCGACTTCTTCACCATCTCATCCGCGCGGCCGGGATCCGCTGCGACATCAACATCCTCGTACGTCACGCCCTTCTCGTCAAAGTACTCCTTCGCCATCTTGCAGTATGGGCATGTTGGCGTTGAGTACACGATGGCCTGTGGTTGTCCCGCCATAGATTGATGACTGCAAATGAATACGGCTATGTGCCTTCGTCCTCCCCATTCTCATCCTCGAACTGCTCGTACTTCTCCGGATCCGCCTCGAACGCCTCAATGCATGCCTCAGAACAGAACGCGTAGAGCTCGCCCGTGAACTCCTTAGTGATCGCAGGGAGCACCTCCGAGAACGGCGTCTGACAAACGCAGCACTGCTTGGGATCGGAGGCGATGTACTTCTCGTAGGCGTTCATAAGACCTCTTGAGAGCGCAGGAAAACGTCCAACAATCCATCGAACTGTACGCACCTCGATCGTATCAAGCAAACCGCGCCATGTCTACTTATGCTACTTCCCCTCAACTTCCTAGTGCAACACCATCTGGTACGGTGTCAGCACAATGCGCGGCGGCTATGCG encodes the following:
- a CDS encoding glutaredoxin domain-containing protein; this encodes MAGQPQAIVYSTPTCPYCKMAKEYFDEKGVTYEDVDVAADPGRADEMVKKSGQMGVPVIDIGGTIIVGFDKTKINATLGL
- a CDS encoding YHS domain-containing protein; this translates as MNAYEKYIASDPKQCCVCQTPFSEVLPAITKEFTGELYAFCSEACIEAFEADPEKYEQFEDENGEDEGT